ACCACCCCCACACAGGCCCCGCTGTTCTCGAACCTGGCCTCCACCGACGCGTCGGCGATCGTCGACGAGCTCAACGCGGCAGGCGTCGCCTACGAGCTCACCGACGGTGGCCAGACGATCTTGGTGGCCAAGGACCAGGTCTACGACCTGCGCCTGACCATGAGCGGCCAGGGACTGCCGGCCGGCCAGGACACCGGGTACGCCCTCCTGGACGAGCAGGGGATCACCACCAGCGAGTTCCAGCAGCAGGTCACCTACCAGCGGGCCCTGGAGGGTGAGCTCTCCAAGACCCTCGAAGCGCTGGAGGGCGTGCGCTCCGCCGTCGTCCACGTCGCGCTGCCCGAGGACGAGGTGTTCGTGACCGAGGAGGCGAAGCCCACCGCCTCCGTGCTGCTCGACCTGACGCCCGGCACCGCCCTCTCCGGCGAGCAGATCCAGGCGGTCACGAACCTGGTCTCCTCCAGCGTCCAGGACATGGCGCCCGACCAGGTCACCGTCGCCGACTCCACCGGCCAGGTGCTCTCGGCCGCCGGCGAGGGCATGACCGCGGCTGCCGGCGACGCCCGGTCGCAGGTCGAGCAGGAGTACCAGAACCGGCTGGCCGCGAACGCACAGCAGATCCTCGACCGCGTCGTCGGCCCCGGGCGCGCCGTGGTGTCGGTCCGCGCGGACGTGGATCTGGCCCAGCGGGACACCACCTCGGAGACCTACGTCTACGAGGAAGGCACACCGCCGCTGTCGGAGAGCACGACCGTCGAGGACTACGTCGGCGGGGGCGCCCCGGTCGGCGGGGTCCTCGGGCCGGAGAACATGCCCGACGCCGCGGAGAACGCCGGCGGTGGCGAGTCCACGTACAACAAGGAGTCGACGACGGCGAACAACGCCGTCGGCAAGACCACGGAGGTCATCCAGGGCGCGCCCGGCGGGCTGAACCGGCTCACCGTCTCCGTCGTCATGGACGAGGCGATCGCCGGCAACCTGCCCCAGCAGCAGATCCGCGAACTCGTCGGGAACGCGGTCGGCCTGGACGAGGCCCGCGGTGACGACATCACCGTGGCCGCCCTCCCGTTCGACAACACTGCGGCGGAGGCTGCGGCGGCGGAGATGGAGGCGGCCCGCGAGGCCGACGCCGCCGAGCAGATGTGGTCGATGATCCGCACCGGTGGCATCGCCGCCGGCATCGCGCTCGTCGTCCTCATCGTCTGGCTCCGCTCGCGCCGCCGCGGGGACGTCGAGGAGGACTACGAGCCCCTCGAGCTCACCGACGACATGCTCGCCGAACTCGACCGGCTGCGCGTCGCGAGCAGCCGCGACGAGGTGCGGATCGACAACCGCCAGATGGAGCTCGAGGCCGCCGAACGGCAGAAGGTGCGGGGGGAGATCTCGGCCATGGTGAACGAGCGCCCGGACGAGGTCGCGGCCATGCTGCGCGGCTGGCTGACGGAGAGCAAGTCGTGAGCGAGCTTGCGAGCTCCGCAATGAGCAGAGCATGGCTGGTCATGGCCACGACGAGCGCCAGCGAGGAGCGGTCATGACGCTGGCTGGTATGGAGCAGCTCCTGGGCGGGGCGGCCAACCTTCCCGCCGTCCCGGAGACGTCGCGCGCCGAGCTCCCCGGCCTGCGCAAGGCCGCGATCTTCCTCGCCCAGATGTCCAAGGAGGAGGCCGGCGCGCTACTGACGCAGCTCCGCCCCCGCGAGGTGGAGTCGCTCACCCGCGAGCTGATGCGGCTGGGCTCGGTGGAGGCCGAGGACGTCGACGGCGTCATGAGCGAGTTCCACAGCCTCATGACCGCCCAGCACTTCATCGGCCGCGGCGGCGTCGACTTCGCCCGGGAGATCCTGGCCGCCGGCCTGGGCGAGGACAAGGCCGAGGGCATCCTGTCCCGGCTGAACGTCGTCTACACCGAAGTGCCGTTCGCCTCGCTGCGCAATGCCGACGTCCGGCAGCTCGTCACCTTCCTCAAGGACGAGCACGCCCAGATCATCGCGCTGGTCCTCGCCCACCTCACGGCTGCCCAGTCGGCCGAGGTCCTCTCCGGGTTCGCGCCCGAGCAGCAGGCCGAGGTGGCCCACCGGATCGCCACGATGGACCGGACGTCGCCGGAGATGGTCCGCCTCGTCGAGGAGGAGCTCGGCCGCCGGATGGGCTCGCTCCTGGCGCACCAGGACATGACCACCGTGGGTGGGGTCGAGACCCTCGTGGAGATCATCAACCGCTCGCCGCGCCCCACCGAGCGGTCGATCCTGGAATGGCTGGACACCACCGACCCGGAGCTCGCCGCGCAGGTCCGAGACCAGATGTTCGTCTTCGAGGACATCGTCACGATCGACGACCGCTCTCTGCAGCAGGTGCTGCGCGAGGTCGAGGCCAACGACCTGGCGACCGCGCTCAAGGGCGTGCGACCCGACGTCCGCGACAAGGTGGTCCGGAACCTCTCCGAGCGCGCTGCCGAGAACCTCAACGAGGAGATCGAGCTGCTCGGCCCGGTCCGCACCCGCACCGTCGAGGAGGCGCAGGCCAAGGTCGTCGGGATCATCCGCACGCTCGAGGAGCAGGGTGTCCTGACGCTGACGCGGGGACAGGACGATGAGTTCGTCGCGTGAGGGCGTCCTGCTGCGCGGCGACAGCGCGCAGCGGGCCACCCCCTATCGGGACGCGCCCCGGGAACCTCACCACCAGTCGACCCCGGTCCAACGTCCGGAGCAGACCATCGAGCGGCGGTCGACCATCCGGCGTGCTGCCGACCTCCCGGTCGTCGGCAGCGGGCCCTCGTTCCGGCTCGGCGACGTCTACGCCGAGGAGCTGGCGCGGCTGCGGCAGCACGCGCACGCCGAGGGCTTCACGGCCGGCCACGCCGAGGGCATGACGGCGGCGGCTGCTGTCGTCGCGGAGACCGAGCGGGTCGCCGCCGAGCGGCTGGCCGACGTGCAGGCCCGGTGGGAGCGACGGATGGCGTCGGCGACCGCCGCCCTCGCCGCGGCCGCCGCACGCCTCGAGGAGGCGGGTGTGCCGACGGCGGACGAGATCCGCGAAACCGTGCTCGGCACCGTGCTCACGCTGGTGGAGGACCTGCTCGGCCGCGAGCTGGCCCTGGCCGACTCCCCCGTCCTGGACGCCGTCCGGCGCGCCCTCGCGCTGGTACCGGCCGATGCTCCGGTCGTGGTGCGCGTCCACCCCGACGACCTGGGCGAGCTCCCGGCCGAGGTCCTCGCCGAGCTGCCGGACACGGTCCGGGTGATCG
The DNA window shown above is from Blastococcus colisei and carries:
- the fliF gene encoding flagellar basal-body MS-ring/collar protein FliF, yielding MNAALAGTMERARSTFSTISLGQKVVIGLLLVGLLLGGFFFFRWITTPTQAPLFSNLASTDASAIVDELNAAGVAYELTDGGQTILVAKDQVYDLRLTMSGQGLPAGQDTGYALLDEQGITTSEFQQQVTYQRALEGELSKTLEALEGVRSAVVHVALPEDEVFVTEEAKPTASVLLDLTPGTALSGEQIQAVTNLVSSSVQDMAPDQVTVADSTGQVLSAAGEGMTAAAGDARSQVEQEYQNRLAANAQQILDRVVGPGRAVVSVRADVDLAQRDTTSETYVYEEGTPPLSESTTVEDYVGGGAPVGGVLGPENMPDAAENAGGGESTYNKESTTANNAVGKTTEVIQGAPGGLNRLTVSVVMDEAIAGNLPQQQIRELVGNAVGLDEARGDDITVAALPFDNTAAEAAAAEMEAAREADAAEQMWSMIRTGGIAAGIALVVLIVWLRSRRRGDVEEDYEPLELTDDMLAELDRLRVASSRDEVRIDNRQMELEAAERQKVRGEISAMVNERPDEVAAMLRGWLTESKS
- the fliG gene encoding flagellar motor switch protein FliG, with product MTLAGMEQLLGGAANLPAVPETSRAELPGLRKAAIFLAQMSKEEAGALLTQLRPREVESLTRELMRLGSVEAEDVDGVMSEFHSLMTAQHFIGRGGVDFAREILAAGLGEDKAEGILSRLNVVYTEVPFASLRNADVRQLVTFLKDEHAQIIALVLAHLTAAQSAEVLSGFAPEQQAEVAHRIATMDRTSPEMVRLVEEELGRRMGSLLAHQDMTTVGGVETLVEIINRSPRPTERSILEWLDTTDPELAAQVRDQMFVFEDIVTIDDRSLQQVLREVEANDLATALKGVRPDVRDKVVRNLSERAAENLNEEIELLGPVRTRTVEEAQAKVVGIIRTLEEQGVLTLTRGQDDEFVA
- a CDS encoding FliH/SctL family protein, with amino-acid sequence MSSSREGVLLRGDSAQRATPYRDAPREPHHQSTPVQRPEQTIERRSTIRRAADLPVVGSGPSFRLGDVYAEELARLRQHAHAEGFTAGHAEGMTAAAAVVAETERVAAERLADVQARWERRMASATAALAAAAARLEEAGVPTADEIRETVLGTVLTLVEDLLGRELALADSPVLDAVRRALALVPADAPVVVRVHPDDLGELPAEVLAELPDTVRVIGDPSIERAGAVAETGPRRIDAQLGAALERVQAVLST